Proteins found in one Arthrobacter pascens genomic segment:
- a CDS encoding Gfo/Idh/MocA family protein, producing the protein MRTFANPFHVPTHRQPIRKLRIAVVGAGYWGTNLARNLHASPDWEVAAICDLEMNRASKLAATLGDIPVVESLDKLLDTVDADAVAIATPARTHYRSALVALRAGKHVLVEQPLADSRAHGLVMMAEAEANGLVLMADHTHCYTPAALKMQELVRGGSLGEILFVDSVRLNLGLVKPDVDVFWDLAPHDLAILDFVLPGGLNPAEVSAFGADPLGTGRDCVGHLNFRLPNNAAAHLHVNWLSPTKIRQTVIGGSRRTLVWDDLNPQQRLSVYDRGVSLNRQPNSPGERKTSAISYRLGDTWSPALPEREALSQVVEELAYCIRNRREARTGGASGLRVLSVLEAITRSLSRGGQASAVAGAEVADSELRLERAL; encoded by the coding sequence ATGAGGACCTTCGCCAATCCGTTCCACGTCCCCACCCACCGGCAACCGATCCGGAAACTCAGAATCGCCGTCGTCGGGGCCGGATACTGGGGGACCAACCTTGCCCGCAACCTGCACGCCAGCCCTGACTGGGAGGTCGCAGCCATCTGCGACCTGGAGATGAACCGCGCCAGCAAACTGGCTGCCACGCTGGGGGACATTCCCGTGGTCGAATCCCTCGACAAACTACTGGATACGGTGGACGCAGACGCGGTGGCGATCGCAACGCCGGCACGGACCCACTACCGGTCCGCTTTGGTGGCGCTGCGCGCCGGCAAGCACGTCCTGGTGGAACAGCCGCTGGCGGACAGTCGGGCGCACGGGCTGGTAATGATGGCCGAGGCCGAAGCGAACGGGCTGGTGCTGATGGCAGACCACACGCATTGCTATACACCGGCCGCGCTCAAGATGCAGGAGCTGGTCCGGGGAGGTTCACTGGGGGAGATCCTGTTTGTGGATTCCGTTCGGCTCAACCTGGGGCTGGTGAAGCCAGACGTCGACGTGTTCTGGGACCTGGCGCCGCACGACCTGGCAATCCTTGACTTTGTGCTCCCCGGTGGACTGAACCCAGCCGAAGTCTCGGCTTTCGGAGCAGATCCGCTGGGCACCGGCCGGGATTGCGTGGGCCACCTGAACTTCAGGCTTCCCAACAATGCCGCCGCCCACCTGCACGTGAACTGGCTGAGCCCCACCAAGATCCGGCAGACGGTGATCGGCGGATCCCGCCGCACCCTGGTGTGGGACGACCTCAACCCGCAGCAACGGCTCAGTGTGTATGACCGGGGAGTCAGCCTGAACCGGCAGCCGAATTCGCCCGGCGAACGGAAGACCTCCGCCATCTCATACCGCCTGGGCGACACCTGGTCCCCTGCCCTGCCGGAACGGGAGGCCCTGAGCCAGGTGGTGGAGGAGCTGGCCTACTGCATCCGCAACAGGCGTGAGGCGCGCACCGGCGGCGCCTCCGGACTGCGGGTTCTCTCAGTACTCGAAGCGATAACCCGAAGCCTCAGCCGTGGTGGCCAGGCATCCGCAGTTGCAGGAGCCGAGGTGGCAGATTCCGAGCTCAGGCTGGAGCGTGCCCTGTGA
- a CDS encoding helix-turn-helix transcriptional regulator encodes MSLIGRSKELDRILSVIRGPQDSALTVVGRRGVGKSALLSEIPRLSDYRTVFLRASASESDWPLSGLTALLTGIDDPVLNRFTDELLRDSTGAMDVPTVSTMLLNGLHQRSSSRTVIVIDDADQLDPSSQAVIGFLARRLSGTDMALFISVREEAGESPFASLPSLQLRAMNYNDTVRMLEAIPARQTATAAVHAVAAATQGNPLAAVELYTCLLERQAEGKYALPVPLPCKGSFESEFAATVGGLTPFARHVLDLLSLSCRSDIATLEKVYSDLWPGIDELLACGMATRTGPHLRIQDQLLRGYVFAAMTPTVRTANHRAMAEAAAETDPYARRWHLSFTALERQTPFGLLRFAVDLVRSGEVAFAVEYIERALTINPWEAETAARLATVSELLFNRGEFVYARRYLEWAQRVTRNPALILRLTGLAFEIQFIQGAAVRSSMVLRLVKEFGQHDPAFAANLLAVGSLYYAERWELEDAVGLLRYAEQFQDSASADCLAVAGRAKLLIGAIGGNTEHVNRKYDAVGAARVATLLVQGRALSYAEHHGLAKEAFAMVRNSVEASNTNWRETADFLAVDNEIRAGNVRTAVKLIEDLELSEPETKYHRGMRHIFRVWRAHALGDEALARVYVAQAQHFSSAESHPATTAQLAACQGHFALMRGNLAESFAQLSRAVEIGMSFGNPTLLRCEADLVEVLVRLGRHREATQALFRLESRAIGLRSPWLMTAVARSRAMLADGEQSLHLFSQALEGRNAHESVLERARTLLCYAERLKAFGRLRDARDGLLRAKVMFDEAGADAWTQHVDSLLLDERVEPARAAGNPAMLMLADHEKALAQMVARGMRNKEIAATLYVSVRTVEVRLTAIYRKLGVESRAQLTALAAGKETAAREPYVLPVL; translated from the coding sequence ATGTCTTTAATAGGCCGAAGCAAGGAGTTGGACCGGATCCTTTCTGTGATCCGAGGGCCCCAGGACTCCGCCCTTACGGTTGTGGGCCGGCGCGGCGTGGGCAAATCCGCGCTGCTGTCCGAAATTCCGCGGCTCTCGGATTACCGGACAGTTTTTCTGCGGGCCAGCGCGTCGGAATCCGACTGGCCGCTTTCCGGCCTCACTGCCCTCCTGACCGGAATAGATGACCCGGTCCTCAACCGGTTCACCGACGAGCTGCTCCGCGATTCCACCGGGGCCATGGACGTTCCCACCGTATCCACGATGCTGCTCAACGGGCTGCACCAGCGCTCGTCCTCGCGGACGGTGATCGTCATTGACGACGCCGACCAGCTGGACCCCAGCAGCCAGGCTGTCATCGGATTCCTGGCCCGCCGCCTGTCAGGAACGGACATGGCACTGTTCATCAGCGTGCGGGAGGAAGCGGGTGAGAGCCCTTTCGCAAGCCTGCCGTCACTGCAGCTGAGGGCCATGAACTACAACGACACCGTCCGGATGCTGGAAGCGATTCCGGCACGGCAGACCGCCACTGCGGCGGTCCACGCGGTGGCGGCGGCAACGCAGGGCAACCCGCTCGCCGCCGTCGAGCTTTACACCTGCCTGCTTGAACGCCAGGCCGAGGGGAAGTACGCCCTCCCGGTTCCACTTCCCTGCAAGGGAAGCTTTGAATCGGAGTTCGCCGCGACAGTGGGAGGGCTGACGCCGTTTGCACGGCACGTCCTGGACCTGCTTTCACTGTCCTGCCGGAGCGACATCGCAACGCTGGAAAAGGTCTACAGCGATCTGTGGCCCGGAATCGATGAGCTCCTGGCTTGCGGCATGGCCACTAGGACGGGGCCGCATCTCCGGATCCAGGACCAGTTGCTCCGCGGCTACGTCTTTGCGGCCATGACACCGACGGTACGGACAGCCAATCACCGCGCAATGGCTGAAGCGGCAGCCGAAACGGACCCCTATGCCCGCCGCTGGCACCTGAGCTTTACCGCGCTCGAGCGCCAGACGCCGTTTGGCCTCCTCCGGTTTGCCGTTGACCTCGTCCGCAGCGGGGAAGTTGCCTTCGCCGTGGAATACATTGAACGTGCCCTCACCATCAACCCCTGGGAAGCGGAAACTGCCGCCCGCCTCGCCACCGTGTCCGAGCTGCTCTTCAACAGGGGCGAATTTGTCTACGCCAGGCGCTACCTTGAATGGGCGCAGCGTGTTACGCGAAACCCCGCGCTGATCCTTCGCCTGACGGGCCTTGCCTTCGAAATCCAGTTCATCCAAGGTGCCGCCGTGCGCTCCAGCATGGTGCTCCGCCTGGTCAAGGAGTTCGGACAGCACGACCCTGCCTTCGCCGCCAACCTGCTGGCCGTCGGCTCGCTCTACTATGCGGAACGCTGGGAACTGGAGGATGCGGTCGGTCTCCTGCGCTATGCCGAACAGTTCCAGGACTCCGCTTCCGCGGACTGCCTGGCGGTTGCCGGACGCGCCAAACTGCTGATCGGGGCAATCGGCGGAAACACGGAGCACGTCAACCGCAAGTACGACGCCGTTGGCGCCGCCAGGGTGGCCACCCTCCTGGTTCAGGGCCGCGCCCTGAGCTACGCCGAACACCACGGGCTCGCCAAGGAGGCCTTCGCCATGGTGCGGAACTCTGTTGAGGCGAGCAACACCAACTGGCGGGAAACCGCAGACTTCCTTGCGGTGGACAACGAGATCCGCGCCGGCAATGTCCGGACAGCGGTCAAACTGATCGAAGACCTCGAACTCTCTGAACCCGAGACGAAATACCACCGCGGAATGCGCCATATCTTCCGTGTCTGGCGGGCCCACGCGCTCGGCGACGAAGCACTGGCGCGGGTTTACGTGGCGCAGGCGCAGCATTTTTCAAGTGCGGAGAGCCACCCGGCCACCACTGCCCAGCTGGCCGCCTGCCAGGGACATTTTGCCCTCATGCGCGGCAACCTTGCGGAATCATTCGCCCAATTGTCCCGGGCTGTGGAGATCGGCATGTCCTTCGGCAACCCCACGCTGTTGCGCTGCGAGGCCGACCTGGTGGAGGTCCTGGTCCGGCTGGGGCGGCACCGGGAAGCAACCCAGGCGCTTTTCCGGCTGGAGAGCCGCGCGATAGGACTGAGGTCCCCGTGGCTCATGACGGCCGTCGCCCGGAGCCGCGCCATGCTGGCCGACGGTGAACAGTCCCTCCATCTGTTCAGCCAGGCACTGGAGGGCAGGAACGCCCACGAATCCGTCCTCGAACGGGCCAGGACGCTGCTCTGCTATGCGGAGCGGCTGAAAGCCTTCGGCCGCCTGCGGGATGCCCGGGACGGCCTGCTGCGTGCGAAAGTGATGTTTGATGAAGCTGGCGCAGATGCCTGGACCCAGCACGTCGATTCGCTGTTGCTTGACGAGCGGGTGGAACCAGCCCGCGCGGCCGGCAACCCTGCAATGCTGATGCTCGCCGACCACGAAAAGGCGCTGGCGCAGATGGTGGCCCGGGGCATGCGCAACAAGGAAATCGCGGCCACTCTGTACGTCTCAGTGCGCACGGTAGAGGTACGCCTTACCGCGATCTACCGGAAGCTCGGAGTGGAATCACGCGCCCAGCTCACGGCCCTCGCAGCAGGCAAGGAAACCGCGGCCCGGGAGCCGTACGTCCTTCCTGTCCTCTAG